The genomic region TTCTGGCGGTAGAGAAAAAGTCTCTCCATGCCAGTGAAAAACTTCAAGAGAATGCGGCCAATCCCTAAAAAGCCTGAGCCCCTTTGCTTCCGGAGTAAGCTCTACTGGAAACCAGCCAATCTCCTTGTAGTGATTGGGATAAACTTCAGCCCCTAAGGCCTCGGCCAGGAGTTGGGCTCCCAAGCAAATGCCAAGAATTTTTATTCTTTCTTCATCTTCACCAATAATGTTGCGTAAAAAGGCTTTCTCTTCTGAGAGCCATTGAAATTGGTCTTCATCGTGCACACTCATGGGCCCGCCCATGAGAACCAGGAAGTCAAAATCAAGGGCCGAAGGGAAAGGTTCATCTAAGAAAACTTTAGTGTGAGTTATTTCAAAACTCCGACTATGGGCCCAATCAAGGATTACCCCTGGCGTTTCAAAAGGTACGTGTTGTATGTAATGAAGACGTTTTTTCATTTCTTCTCCTATAAACTGGCTACTTTAGGCGCCATGTTTTGTAAAGCATAACGAT from Thermodesulfatator indicus DSM 15286 harbors:
- a CDS encoding type 1 glutamine amidotransferase, with the translated sequence MKKRLHYIQHVPFETPGVILDWAHSRSFEITHTKVFLDEPFPSALDFDFLVLMGGPMSVHDEDQFQWLSEEKAFLRNIIGEDEERIKILGICLGAQLLAEALGAEVYPNHYKEIGWFPVELTPEAKGLRLFRDWPHSLEVFHWHGETFSLPPEAIHLARSEACENQAFLYEDRILALQFHLEVTPDLVAGLLENSAEDLEPGGPYVQDPDTIKGQPELYEFCHELLFKLLDRFIRL